A genomic region of Nostoc sp. UHCC 0702 contains the following coding sequences:
- a CDS encoding class II glutamine amidotransferase: MCQLLGMNCNVPTDICFSFEGFSARGGKTDHHSDGWGIAFFEGKGCRLFLDEKPSITSPIAELVRCYPIHSTHVIAHIRKATQGEVALHNCHPFRRELWGRYWVFAHNGNLPDFVPENMGFYQAVGDTDSEKAFCMMLETLREHFPDGKPTLEKLYSVLRKVTDKLASKGIFNYLLSDGEYFFAYCSTKLSYIVRQAPFAAAHLIDQDMTVDFREVTTERDRVAVIATTPLTDNEVWTHIEPGELLVFKDGLPLKYASS; this comes from the coding sequence ATGTGCCAATTACTGGGAATGAATTGCAATGTTCCAACAGATATTTGCTTTTCTTTTGAAGGCTTTTCTGCACGGGGAGGAAAAACCGATCATCATAGTGATGGTTGGGGCATTGCTTTCTTTGAAGGAAAGGGATGTCGGCTATTTTTAGATGAAAAACCCTCTATTACTTCTCCCATCGCAGAGTTAGTGCGATGCTATCCCATCCACTCTACTCATGTGATTGCTCATATCCGCAAAGCTACTCAAGGCGAAGTCGCCCTACACAATTGCCATCCATTCCGCAGAGAACTATGGGGAAGGTATTGGGTGTTTGCCCACAACGGTAATTTACCAGATTTTGTTCCCGAAAATATGGGTTTTTATCAAGCTGTGGGTGACACCGATAGTGAAAAAGCATTCTGCATGATGCTAGAAACTCTGCGAGAACACTTTCCTGACGGTAAGCCTACGCTAGAAAAACTGTATTCTGTATTGCGTAAAGTAACTGATAAACTTGCATCCAAAGGTATTTTTAATTACTTACTTTCCGATGGAGAATACTTTTTTGCCTATTGCTCAACCAAACTCAGCTACATTGTACGTCAAGCACCCTTTGCTGCTGCCCATTTGATTGACCAAGACATGACTGTAGATTTTCGAGAAGTGACTACTGAACGCGATCGCGTCGCTGTGATTGCAACCACGCCTCTGACTGACAACGAAGTTTGGACACATATTGAACCAGGTGAACTGTTAGTGTTTAAAGATGGTTTGCCCCTGAAATATGCATCTAGTTAA
- a CDS encoding antibiotic biosynthesis monooxygenase, translating into MTNQTIRVIARVIAFPDKVEELKAVLLELIEPTLQEAGAIKYELLQNESDPTDFTFVEEWSSDEALNAHLQSPHLQAAAAKLEGLVAAAPDIRRYYLLV; encoded by the coding sequence ATGACTAACCAAACTATTCGTGTAATAGCCCGTGTAATTGCTTTTCCTGATAAAGTAGAAGAACTGAAAGCTGTACTGTTGGAACTCATTGAGCCAACTCTACAGGAAGCAGGTGCAATTAAGTATGAACTTTTGCAAAACGAGTCTGACCCGACAGATTTTACTTTTGTGGAAGAATGGAGTTCTGATGAAGCCCTTAATGCTCATCTGCAATCACCCCATTTACAAGCCGCAGCTGCTAAACTCGAAGGCTTAGTAGCTGCTGCACCGGACATCCGGCGCTATTATCTTTTGGTATAG